atacaagaactaattatCGATATTTCCTTTCACTTTCAAGCCAGAAAGATAGATGGGCACATGGAGATGTAGTATTTCTACAGTCATTGGTACTTACCAGAATCATGGCTACACTATGTCTAatgtagtatgtgtatgtgtcaacAGAGCTATCACCATTGGTACTTACCAAAATCATGGCTACACTATGTCTAatgtagtatgtgtatgtgtcaacAGAGCTATCACCATTGGTACTTACCAAAATCATGGCTACACTATGTCTAatgtagtatgtgtatgtgtcaacAGAGCTATCACCATTAGTACTTACCAGAATCATGGCTACACTATGTCTAatgtagtatgtgtatgtgtcaacAGAGCTATCACCATTAGTACTTACCAGAATCATGGCTACACTATGTCTAatgtagtatgtgtatgtgtcaacAGAGCTATCACCATTGGTACTTACCAAAATCATGGCTACACTATGTCTAatgtagtatgtgtatgtgtcaacAGAACTATCACCATTGGTACTTACCAGAATCATGGCTACACTATGTCTAatgtagtatgtgtatgtgtcaacAGAACTATCACCATTGGTACTTACCAAAATCATGGCTACACTATGTCTAatgtagtatgtgtatgtgtcaacAGAACTATCACCATTGGTACTTACCAGAATCATGGCTACATGTGAAAATCTTTCATATGTTTGACATATGTAAGACAAACCAGTCTCATCAAGCAATatcttttgtaaaataaaagttGCAACCTGGAGAGGAacatgaaaaaaagagaaaattctGTTAGCACAAGATCATTTCAATACTTCTGTACTAAAATTTGTGAACTATCTCATAAACTTGACATGTAAACAAGCAACCATTAGATGGCTGTTCAATGTACATCAGTTCAACCTCACAGGGAGTTATTGGCAACTACAATtacaatgatacattttgtatttgtgtcttTAGCACAAATTTGGAATACATGTGCTGGGTTAGCTGATAATCATAAACACTAACAAGTTGACAGTGTCAAGGAATTTTAATGGCAATGTTACATGTAACACAGCACTAGGCTTTGATCAAACAAGTCTGATATTCTAAGACTCACTTTCGCTTGATCCACTCATGAAAAATCAGCTGAAAAACACCATAAACACTTATGCAAAAACCTCCGAGTACCCACAATGGCACTCATGCAGCATGGggttttgttattgttatctgAATCTGCAATGTTCAATGACATTACTGGTTGTACTTACAGTTTTAGAGAGTTCACTACCACTCTCCATAATTCTTAAACAAAGTGGAATGATTTCAGTGGTGAGTAAGAAAGTAATAACATCCTGTTCATCTGTCTGTAGGGTGTGGAAAAATCAAACATCATGCAACGTCAACATCTATTCAAACAATGAAAGCAAAACTGAAGGTTTTGTCCACACCAGTCGACTTTTTCTACAGTCCAATGTTCTGGTATGGTCACATGATTCCAGTGATGAATCATGTGACAAAGAATGGAATCTTACAAGTgtaaattaatatcaatatcatgCAATATAGCAAACACCACACTTTAAACCATAAATTTTCATTGGTGAATGATTTGACACATGTATGGGGTATGTTGCTTTCTTGCTatttgttgaaaacattgtatcaataatTCTATCAATACTGTACATGTCAGTCTGAGAAGCTAAAGTAAGCATTCAATAGCAAAGTACCCATATAGAATTAATATAGAATTACAGATTGtattaaattatgaatattgtGCTACTTGTTGGTACAAATGTAGCATGGCATCACACAGATATCACTAATACTATAGCAGTACACAATGCTCAACTCAAATTCTCGCTTTACAGTTCTACACTTACAAAACTTACATTAACAAGTGCTCCAATTACACCTAAAGTGGTTAGCCTTAGATACTCAAACTTTACAGTTCTACACTTACAAAACTTACCTTGACAAGTGCTCCAATTACACCTAAACTAGTTAGCCTTAGATACTCAAATGGTCTGGTTTTACTGACGGTATGAAGGAATGGATATAGGAACAGTGGGATGTGGGctgaaaattgacaaaatttgtATATTAATCTTTGTAAATTATGATATAGATATAGTAATATGTATGATAGGCCATATTCCAACTACTGGGCAAATAAAAGAATGTACAGTTTGTTAAATGGGAAGCGTTGTTCAAAAATTGAATACTAACTCAGTCAATGTTCACACTGATATCTTTCAAAAGAAGAAAAGAATGTTTTGCTGAAATACTTTATTACAGACCTTGTCAGATGAACAAAGTATACCATCAGTGTATGTCCTACAgtgtacataaaatgtacaaatgtatgtcacCTTGTCTTCTTATTATCGGTAAACAAGTAATACTGATACTTTGTTTATTACACACCACTAGTCTTGTGACTTAGAAAATAAATAGTATAGTTCCGATTTCAGAAAATGTTGTTGGAAAATGGTCCCGTGGGTATTTTGGGGTAAAAGCTGTCAAAGTATGAGTTGTACCAGTACAAGTTTATTAACGGAGAACATGGCCACCACTCAGCAAATACAGTCATTTTATAAACTTTGGGTACttgagtcatttcatgatttcacatcacataaatttcaaaagattgccaagaaatatcaaattgaaactcATGTTTGCATTCATTATGCATATCTGCTAACTCCAATGTGACAGTACTACACTACTGCTAGGACAATGAAAACAGTTTCAATTTGGCGTTCCTTGGCGATCAGTAgcatgaaatttatgtgatgttacatcatgaaataactctccagaacccaaagtttatgaaaatgcttccatttcctggagtggcttTCCCCTTCAAGTATGTCTTTGTCAGAGTAACCTTTTTAACAGTTTCTCCTGTAAGTATTGGTACTTTCCCCATTCAATGAAACCCCTACTGAATGTACAAGTTTTACCTTGAAGGAAGGCAGATCTGGTTTCTGGATGTGATGCAACACACTGAAGTAAAGCTAAAGCATTGCAGACCCTGTTTGATTGGTGTGCCTGCAAGGGAAAAAACAAACTTGCAATGCATTACAGATACCCTGGGACAAACTGTTCTATTAAACAAAGCTAAAAGTTGAAAACATCAATGATATTTTTGAGTCATTACTGCTAGAAATGCATGGGCTTGTTGCTATGACCATGCAGAGACCAGCAATTAGTAGACAatatctacctgagttcccaaaGTATTTTACTAGGGTTTCCAACAcaaccaaaattatggtacaggAAAtttgaaatctatgcaagttttactaATTTACCCCTCTCTGGTATCAGGTTCTGAAATCCAGCAATTTCgataccaatacatgtacatgtatatatcttgGGTCAGAATCTATTCATTTTCCATCCTTTTATATCACTTGGgatacatatttgtttttttaatgaatgagCATACTACAATCATACACAATTGTGAAGAACACTACTGAATGTTACTTTCTATCCTACAGCTTCTTGTTAAATACTCAAACACCAAAATAACAAACagcatatgaaatatttaatcTTTTTGGAATACTTACTGTTAGATGTGGTGGGTTGATATAAGGGTAAATATTGACTATCTCTTGAAGTAATGCAGCTACTGTACCAAATGAATGCCATAACATAGGTGCCAAGTCTGGAACCACTTCTCTCTTTTTACTACAAAAATTGAAATGGTAGATTATGAAAATAAAGCATGTCATGATGACATTTGAAGAATATCACTACTCAGATTGGAAACCATTACCATGAGCTACTTGTGCACAAGTTTGATCATGTAGATCCCTGTACCATGGGTGTCAGAtcgtcattgtacaaaatgtcgTCTAATGTAATTTTATGTGTTTCCATtgatcttgtattgtaactagTTTTTGCCCATTGTCTTTGATGtctatgtatgtttgttttggtGTCCACATTTATAGGTGTTTgtcacctgtgtggactgcctgactaatgtcaaagttaaataaataaataaattaattaattaataaagaCTATTCTATCTGTGAGTCTACACAAAAAGTATGGCAACATGATCATACATGGCAGTGTTTCATACATGCCCCATCTGTTCATGACAATATCACAACAAACACAaccaaaaaaacattgtgtaatATAAATTGTATAATAATATCAAGTTAGTAAATATATTACCTGAGTTCCAGTAATGCATTTTCTCTAGTTTCAGGATTAGTAAGTTCTACAATCCATTGGTAAATTTTTTCTCTGTCAACCTGAGCCATGGCAGCTGTCACTGAAGGAGTTGGTAATGTACTACCACCTAATCTCTGTCaagataaaatgtatgaaatagtacaatgtattattattattggcacagtggtacaatgtattattgGTACtgtagtacaatgtactatTATTAGCACTGTTGTATGTGAAATTGACAGAATTACATCAATAGGCATAGACAAAGTTACATTGAAGATATACATGATATTGATAAGTATGACTGTTTTCAGTCAGAGATCTAGAAGGTCAGTCTACACCTTGTGAGTGAGAACAAATACTGTGACTTTTCTAAACAGCACTAATTTTCTTCTGGAAAAATGTGTCACTTTGTCAGATTACTTCTTCCCCAAACCCCAACAGCAATTTTGTCAATAATTgccaatttcattttttgaacaGCACAACTCAACAAAGACACTTTTTGCTGAAGAAACACATCTTCCTACTCCTAACATTGTTTgctttcaaataaatatataagttATTGAGGCCTCtttattgaaatattggtacatgtacatgtgtatgtgtaatttAAACCTCTTGTTTTGATAGACATATAC
This region of Glandiceps talaboti chromosome 4, keGlaTala1.1, whole genome shotgun sequence genomic DNA includes:
- the LOC144433798 gene encoding CCR4-NOT transcription complex subunit 9 yields the protein MHTLATQSRLGGSTLPTPSVTAAMAQVDREKIYQWIVELTNPETRENALLELSKKREVVPDLAPMLWHSFGTVAALLQEIVNIYPYINPPHLTAHQSNRVCNALALLQCVASHPETRSAFLQAHIPLFLYPFLHTVSKTRPFEYLRLTSLGVIGALVKTDEQDVITFLLTTEIIPLCLRIMESGSELSKTVATFILQKILLDETGLSYICQTYERFSHVAMILGKMVLQLAKEPSARLLKHVVRCYLRLSDNPRAREALRQCLPDQLKDTTFAAVLKDDNSTKRWLAQLIKNLTDTATTTPGGIPLPTQ